A genome region from Rhinoraja longicauda isolate Sanriku21f chromosome 43, sRhiLon1.1, whole genome shotgun sequence includes the following:
- the LOC144612233 gene encoding uncharacterized protein LOC144612233: MSFGRGRERVGVEANPQSVVDGHLLLEKFETPFLYNTVLAEASDAIKQVSVTLDVETAHAQLEVSEDRKRVRLTGTRRSLPDTGKRFTDRPCVLGSEGFTSGRHYWEVEVAGSESWSLGVAAESVERKRWVTLTPETGVWSIRRGRGDEFVAFTSPPSPLPARPIPGRVGGVYLSYESGTVSFYDAATKSHLHTFTGNKFTEKLYPFFWPWDVDHWLRICSGSAPEKESKLHCEKHQEELKLFCETDKKLICVVCAAGREHKSHSFMPVDEAVEIYKDQVESSFESLTEKKSDIEYMEQRQEENISGVQEESHNLQSQITSQFAELHQILTEKEQCLLGEIQEEEKKIVKTMEKNLQEIQENLKSIQEELSKLQEQIDHKDGVIFLKVRGYTTVWRSESGHSQKWWVKLLK, translated from the exons agttgGTGTTGAAGCCAACCCACAGTCGGTGGTAGATGGTCACTTGCTGCTTGAAAAGTTTGAAACTCCTTTTTTGTACAACACGGTATTGGCAGAAGCATCTGATgccatcaagcaag tctccgtcaccctggatgtggaaacagcgcatgcgcagctcgaggtgtctgaggatcggaagagggtgagactgaccgggacccggaggagtctccctgacaccgggaagaggtttacagaccggccgtgtgtgctgggatcggaggggttcacatcggggagacattactgggaggtggaggtggcggggagtgagagctggagtctgggagtcgccgcagagtctgtggagaggaagagatgggtcacactgaccccggagactggagtctggagcatcaggcgggggcGGGGTGACGAGTttgttgcattcacctcccctccatcccctctccccgcccgtcccatccccggaagggtgggaggagtttatctcagttacgagtccgggacggtttcattttacgacgcggccaccaagtcccatctccacaccttcactgggaataaattcacggagaaactttatcctttcttctggcctTGGGATGTGgaccactggctgagaatctgctccggttccgctccgg agaaggaaagtaaacttcactgcgagaaacatcaggaagaactgaagctgttttgtgaaacagacaagaagctgatctgtgtggtttgtgcagctgggcgggaacacaagtctcacagcttcatgccggtagatgaagctgttgaaatctacaag GATCAGGTGGAATCATCTTTCGAATCTCTCACAGAAAAGAAATCAGACATCGAGTACATGGAGCAGCGACAGGAAGAGAACATTTCTGGAGTTCAG gaagagtcacacaaccttcagtcacagatcacatcccagtttgctgaactgcaccagattctcactgagaaagagcagtgcttactgggagagattcaggaggaagagaagaagattgtaaaaacaatggagaaaaatcttcaagagattcaagagaatttaaagtccattcaggaggagctctcaaagttacaggaacagatagatcacaaggacggcgtgatatttctgaaggtgaggggttacactacagtttggcgaagtgaaagtggaCATTCCCAAAAATGGTGGGTTAAACTTCTGAAATAA